A window from Ictalurus furcatus strain D&B chromosome 16, Billie_1.0, whole genome shotgun sequence encodes these proteins:
- the si:ch73-1a9.3 gene encoding non-histone chromosomal protein HMG-like, translating to MPKRSKANNDTEASEPKRRSARLVNKPAPPKAEPKPKAKKAPAKPKKTKEPKEDKPKDEEKKEEVPAENGEAKDDDEAPATEETEKKDDEAE from the exons ATGCCCAAAAGGAGCAAA gcGAACAATGACACCGAAGCCAGTGAG cCCAAAAGGAGATCGGCGAGATTGGTAAAC aAACCGGCACCTCCTAAGGCTGAGCCGAAGCCAAAGGcaaag AAGGCACCTGCCAAACCCAAAAAGACTAAGGAGCCCAAGGAAGACAAGCCCAAGGAcgaggagaagaaagaggaagTCCCTGCTGAGAACGGCGAGGCAAAGGATGACGATGAG GCACCAGCAACAGAAGAGACGGAGAAGAAGGACGACGAAGCAGAATAA